CTGCCTGAACTACTGTACCAAATCCAACTGCTGCACTAGTATTAATAATTGCCGTTACAGAACCAGTAGCACCGGCATTAATGGTCTTCACAAAGCTTTTAAGCATTTTGTAGTTTAGGACTAGAATTAAGAGAATACCTGCAATAAGAGCCATAATAATATGCCAGTCTAAGAGGTTTAGCGTTAATACAACCGTTAACAATGGTAACAAAGATAAGAATACATTGGGAACCTTTTCTTCTGACACAGCCATTGGTTGATCCTTTGGTTCTGTAAACACTTCACCTTTAGCGGTCATTTGCTTTTGACGCCAGATCAAATAGTAATAACCTAATACTCCCATAATAACTGCCGCTACAATACCCATTATAGGCGCTGCCATCGCATCCGTTTTAAAATAAGGCATTGGAATTAGGTTTTGAATTTGCGGTGTACCTGGTAGAGCGGTCATTGTAAACGTAAATGCACCTAAAGCTACAGTTGCTGGTAGCAATTTACGTGTAATGTTTGCTTCGCGGAATAATGTAATTGCTAATGGATATACAGCAAAAACTACAACGAATAAACTAATACCTCCGTAGGTTAAAACAGCACAGGATAATAATACTCCTAAAATGGCCCGTTTTTCTCCCATCAATTTAGCTAATTTTAAAGCTACGGACTTTGCCATCCCTGTGTCTTCCATTAATTTACCGAAGACTGCACTAAGCATAAATACTGGGAACCATGTCTTAGCAAAGCTTACAAAACCACTCATGTACGTGTTTGTGTAAGCATCAAGTAAATCTAACCCACCAGTAAGAGCTACAACCCCTGCCGCAATGGGAGCTATCCAGATAATTGACCAGCCCATGAAAGCAAGAACCATTAGGACGATAAGACCTAAGATAATTCCAAACATAACAACACCCCTTCATCCATTTATAGTATCTCGGCACGAGCATGTTGCGCATGCCGAGATTGAATATTTTCCCATTCAATTGTTGGACCGTTAGCAATCTCACAAACTTTATTTAAATTTATTGAGCAGTATACCCACCATCTAGAACTACTGCTTGACCAGTAATACCTTTAGCTTTATCGCTAGCTAAAAATAGGGCATAATCTGCAATTTCTTGCACATCTAAAAGGCGTTTCTGTGGCACCAATGGGTATAGTACTTCTTCTTTTACCTTCTCTAGTGGCACATTGCGTGTCTTTGCAAGATCCTCAAATTGACCACGTACAAGAGGGGTATCTACATATCCAGGACAAATTGCATTAACTGTAATATTATGTTCTGCCGTCTCAAGAGCTGCTACTTTTGTTAACCCGATTACCCCATGCTTTGCACTGTTATATGCTGATTTTCCAGCAAAACCGATAAGTCCATTAATAGAAGCCATGTTAAGAACACGACCAAATCCTTGTTTCTTCATAATTGGTAAAGCATATTTCATAGCAATGAAAGGTGCAACTTGCATAACCTTAATCATGAACTCAAATTTTTCAGTTGGAAATTCTTCAATAGGAGATACATGTTGTAAACCTGCATTATTGAATAAAACATCTAACCTTCCATATGTTTCTACCGTTTTTTCTATTGCCTGCTTGATATCTTCTTCTTTTGTTACATCTACTTTTAAACCTAAGCAATCATAGCCTTCCCTTTTAAGCTGTTCCGTAACTTCTTCCAGTTTGGCTTGATTAATATCTGTAAAAACAACTTTGTTTCCATTTTTCAAAAATTCCAAACCAACTTGATAGCCAATTCCACTTGCTGCACCAGTAACAAATACCACTCTACTTTCCATTTCTTTTCCTCCTTAGTGAACTTTTATTTTTCTAATTCAACTACACTAGCAGCACCCATTCCGCCACCAATGCAAAGTGTAGCCAATCCATAACGCGAATCGCGTCTTTTCATTTCGTGTAAAAGTGTGACTAAAATACGCGCACCACTAGCACCGATAGGGTGGCCCAAAGCAATAGCGCCGCCATTGACATTTAATTTATCTCTAGGAATCTCCAGATCTCTTTCAACCGCTAATGATTGGGCAGCGAAGGCTTCATTTGCTTCAATTAAATCGATATCAGTCATAGATAGACCTGCTCTTTTAAGTGCTAGTTTTGTTGATGGAACTGGACCAATTCCCATAATGCGAGGATCTACACCTGCTGTTCCATTTCCTCTTATAGTGGCTATTGGCTTAATCCCTAGTTCATCAGCCTTCTCTCTACTCATTAGGACAATGGCCGCTGCACCATCATTAATCCCAGATGCATTACCCGCAGTAACTGTTCCTTCTTTTTTGAAGGCAGGCTTTAATTTTCCTAATTTTTCAGCTGTAACTCCTGCGCGTGGAAATTCATCTTTTGCAAAGATTATTGGTTCTCCTTTTCTTTGCGGAATTTCTACAGGAACAATCTCTTCTTCAAATACATTACCTTCTAGTGCTGCTTCTGCTTTTTGTTGACTCCATGCAGCAAATTCATCTTGTTCTTCCCTGGAAAAACCATAGTCTTCAGATAAGTTCTCTGCTGTAATCCCCATGTGGCAATTATTGATTGCACATTGTAATCCATCCTGAATCATACTATCTATGATCTTTCCGTCACCCATTCGATAACCAGTTCGACCTTTTGGTAGGAGATAAGGTGCTAGACTCATATTTTCCATTCCACCCGCCACAACGACATCCGCTTCTCCTAATTGAATGGACTGTGCACCAAGGTGAACAGCTTTCAAACCAGAACCACATAGCTTGTTTATCGTTGTTGCTGGAACTTCAAATGGCAACCCCGCTCTTATAGCTGACTGTCTTGCCGGTCCTTGACCAAGACCTGCTTGAAGGACATTTCCCATAATTACTTCATTGACTTGATTAGCTGGGACTCCTGCTCGTTGAAGAGCTTCTTTAATTACTATTGCTCCTAATTCGATGGCAGGAACGTTACTTAACGAGCCCATAAAGCTTCCAACAGCTGTTCTAACCGCACTAACAATAACTACTTCATGCATTCTTTTAACATCCTCTCTATTTTAATGATGTTGTTCTACCTTTAAGTTAGGATCAATCGTAAATGGTGCATCTGTTTTCTCTTTGACTGTTTCAATATCAACGCCATCCTGTAAATCTACTAATAGCAAACCATTCTCTGTTACTTCAAAAACGGCTAACTCCGTCACAATTAAATCAACCACTCCAGCTCCGGTTAAAGGTAAGCTACATTCTTTAAGAATCTTAGGTGTTCCCTTTTTAGAGCAATGTTCCATAGCAACTATTACTTTTTTGGCACCCGTTACTAAGTCCATAGCCCCACCCATACCAGGCACCATTTTCCCTGGAATCATCCAGTTAGCTAAATTTCCATGTTGATCAACCTCTAAGCCACCTAATACCGTAACATCCACATGTCCTCCGCGGATTAATTGGAAGGAAAACACACTATCGAAAAATGCACCACCAGGCAAAATTCCTGTTGGTTGCCCTCCTGCGTTAACTAAGTCTGGATCTTCTGGATCAGACTTTGGTCCAAGTCCAATAAAGCCATTTTCTGATTGTAGAATCACTTCTACACCTTTTTGTAAATAATTAGGAACCATGGTCGGTAGCCCAATTCCAAGATTGACAACATCACCATCACGCATTTCCTTAGCCACTCGTTC
This DNA window, taken from Bacillaceae bacterium S4-13-56, encodes the following:
- a CDS encoding 3-hydroxybutyrate dehydrogenase encodes the protein MESRVVFVTGAASGIGYQVGLEFLKNGNKVVFTDINQAKLEEVTEQLKREGYDCLGLKVDVTKEEDIKQAIEKTVETYGRLDVLFNNAGLQHVSPIEEFPTEKFEFMIKVMQVAPFIAMKYALPIMKKQGFGRVLNMASINGLIGFAGKSAYNSAKHGVIGLTKVAALETAEHNITVNAICPGYVDTPLVRGQFEDLAKTRNVPLEKVKEEVLYPLVPQKRLLDVQEIADYALFLASDKAKGITGQAVVLDGGYTAQ
- a CDS encoding acetyl-CoA C-acetyltransferase, coding for MHEVVIVSAVRTAVGSFMGSLSNVPAIELGAIVIKEALQRAGVPANQVNEVIMGNVLQAGLGQGPARQSAIRAGLPFEVPATTINKLCGSGLKAVHLGAQSIQLGEADVVVAGGMENMSLAPYLLPKGRTGYRMGDGKIIDSMIQDGLQCAINNCHMGITAENLSEDYGFSREEQDEFAAWSQQKAEAALEGNVFEEEIVPVEIPQRKGEPIIFAKDEFPRAGVTAEKLGKLKPAFKKEGTVTAGNASGINDGAAAIVLMSREKADELGIKPIATIRGNGTAGVDPRIMGIGPVPSTKLALKRAGLSMTDIDLIEANEAFAAQSLAVERDLEIPRDKLNVNGGAIALGHPIGASGARILVTLLHEMKRRDSRYGLATLCIGGGMGAASVVELEK
- a CDS encoding GntP family permease translates to MFGIILGLIVLMVLAFMGWSIIWIAPIAAGVVALTGGLDLLDAYTNTYMSGFVSFAKTWFPVFMLSAVFGKLMEDTGMAKSVALKLAKLMGEKRAILGVLLSCAVLTYGGISLFVVVFAVYPLAITLFREANITRKLLPATVALGAFTFTMTALPGTPQIQNLIPMPYFKTDAMAAPIMGIVAAVIMGVLGYYYLIWRQKQMTAKGEVFTEPKDQPMAVSEEKVPNVFLSLLPLLTVVLTLNLLDWHIIMALIAGILLILVLNYKMLKSFVKTINAGATGSVTAIINTSAAVGFGTVVQAVPGFEKLTKMLMGVPGNPLISESIAVNLLAGATGSASGGMGIALEALGQKYYELSQTSGIAPEAFHRIASLSSGGLDVLPHNGAVLTLLTITGMTHKNSYRDIAVVAIVIPIIATIAAIILASMGIY
- a CDS encoding 3-oxoacid CoA-transferase subunit B, which codes for MVEKTAKEIIAERVAKEMRDGDVVNLGIGLPTMVPNYLQKGVEVILQSENGFIGLGPKSDPEDPDLVNAGGQPTGILPGGAFFDSVFSFQLIRGGHVDVTVLGGLEVDQHGNLANWMIPGKMVPGMGGAMDLVTGAKKVIVAMEHCSKKGTPKILKECSLPLTGAGVVDLIVTELAVFEVTENGLLLVDLQDGVDIETVKEKTDAPFTIDPNLKVEQHH